GACCTTTTGGCATTTACTATGATATTACCATTGTTACCAGCTTTATTAGActattataaagaaatagaagataaTCAAggcatatattttaaaattttgtattacatacaaaatgcaagaaaattttttgatGCTCCTGATAAAGTCAATACAGTACTTTACGGTGGTTAGTCTTTTTCCTCATTTTATTTAAGttattgatatattaatatgtattaacATAGGTGTATAACTTATCTTATAGGTTTTCTTGGTTCTATGTAttcttttctacaatttttgaGTGCTCCAATAGTAGGAGCTTTATCAGATATATATGGAAGGAAACCATTGATGATATTTTGTTTAACAGGTATTGCATTGTCTTACCTGTTATGGGcattttcttgtaattttgCTATATTTGTATTAGCAAGATTTGTTGGAGGTATTAGtaaaggaaatattaatttatcaatgGCTATCATTAGTGATGTTACATCTCCAAAAACAAGGGGAAAAGCAATGGTAAAGTTTAAGATAAACATGTGAATAAATGCAATATACATTGAAGACAGATGaatgtaaataaagaaataagttaatctttcttattttcaggCACTTGTTGGCATAGCTTTTTCTATAGGCTTTGTAGCAGGTCCAATGATAGGAGCATTTTTTTCATGGATTTCTAGTGATAATAGAAAAGGGACTTGGTACATAATACCTGCAGTATTCGCTCTTTTGTTGGCAGTGAGTGACTTGTTTTTTACTGTTTGCTACTTAAAAGAATCTTTACCATtgaattgtagaaccagtaaTTTTGTAACTGGTGTGTCTGGAATTCTTACTTACATTAATCCTATAGATCTATTCCAATTTAATGGAGTATCTGGGCTAACTTTGCAAGGTAAAGTTGCTTTAAATTAGcatattataaattctatagaaatcaataaaaattatatatatacaatttcagACAAAAAGGATTTAAAAACACTGGGTTGtgcatatttcatatatttgttCGTGTATAGTGGCTTGGAATTTACCTTAACTTTCTTAACtcattatttgtttaaatttacaaGCATGCAACAAGGATGGATGTTTTTGGGAATTGGATTAGTTATGGCAATTTTGCAGGGAAGTTGGGTACGAACAATTCCACCTAATAAAACAAAGTCTGTTGCAGGATtggtaaatattttgaaaacacAGAGCAGATATTTCTgccattattaattttatattgattaaattatattattatatattaaatattttagggTTTATGGCTGATTATTCCAGCATTTATCTGTGTAGGTTTAGCAAATGATATATTGACATTGTCAGTTGGAGTATTTCTGTTTGCAATTTGTGAGTATATTGTGacataaatttatgtatatgaAATACAACAAATATCTATGGATTATTCATcatatttgattaaaataaataaaaattttatatctttttcatacaTTATAGCAACTGCCATGGTTGTTACATGTATGATGACGCTTGTAACACGTATTGGTCCTGATCATCAAAAAGGTGCAATAACAGGTGTTTTTCGTTCTCTTGGAGCATTAGCACGAGCTTGTGGACCTATTGTAGCTTCTTCAggtaaagataaaatattgaatcatttaattcagtaatttatattgaattattatttcagcTTTCTGGTGTATTGGTAGTAAGGCAACATATCTTACTGGTGCTGTATTCCTTGTACTTCCACCTTTAATTCTTCAAACTGTAAAGTCattttgaaacaaaagaaacaaaggtatttatataagtattgcatatttatatttgtatagtatttttacacattttataacgtttgttgttataacgttctataacgttatgtaaacATTTAAGAAAGTATTCTTTATACGCTTTTTGTATCATGTATGGAGAATGAATAATTGTACATTTTAATATGCaaattttctctctttacTCTTCCCTCCTTTTCCGCCATGTTTAGTAGTTATTGATTTATCGAAAAGTTATCAAATTAATGGTGCTGTGATATAACGTGTTTTTTCCTGCGATAAACTTATAAGGAAAATACAACTAAGATATATTTCATTGATGTAAAAGAAtcacaaagaaaattattgaaatcaaagacaaaaatattttctcccaTTTGGTACGTCCCTGAGAAAATCATGATTTTGCGTATGTGTAATTGGTGCTTCGTCACGTGCCCTACCCTCTCCCTTTTGTGTCGCGCCATTTACGGTAAGAAATTCTCGGAATTCTTCCGTTCGCGGGACTTCGTCGACGTCCGCGTTGATGTGAGTAACACAGAAGGGGGAGAGTTATTGATGCGATTCGCGAGTGCGACCGGTCACTCAATCATTACGTTTACAATTATTGCGCGGTAGACTGAGTTTGATCAGTTCAAAGGTTACATCTTCAACAAATCGAAGCAAACTGAAGGTATCGGAATCATACAGTACAAATCCTAGTTGCTTCTGTCTGCGGACTAGCAGCAGGTGAGTGTAACCAATTCTTAAAGTgaacatctttttctttcgcccCTCCCGCTTATCTATTTACGCGTTATTGCAATACGTTAGGTTCtgttatttctaaatttcgaTATCATACTCTTTTCTTTGAATtgtattcgaaaaattaaattaaaaattgaataatcggtaaacttattttatttaatttaatttattcaatatcttttaaaataatattaaatatatgtaatttttcttaCTTGAGTTTCGGAAGTATATATATCCACTTTAAAAGAATGTACGGTTTCTGATAATATCGAGAATTTCGTTTTATCAGGTAATATTGATACTACACATTCTGCTAGAAATATAGATGAAATATCTAATGAATTCatctttattaaatatatcaattaataaatttgaaaatgtaatattgtaaaatatcaaatagatTGTTAGTTTgtggttatattatttttagagcAAGCACTTCTAATAttcttaatgaaaacattGATGTTAATtagtgaaaaataataatgcaaCTAAATATGTTTAAggtaaagaatttataattacaatcaAAATGTCACTCTGGGCAAAAGCACAACAATTACCACAAGATGCATTGCAAGAAGTACGTTCAGTTTATGGAGAACATTTTCCGATTGAGGTCCGACACTTTTTATCTTCTTggatagaagaaaaaatgtggtaagttaaatatatttgctttcatctatcttttaatttatatatatatatatagtatttgGTAATATAtagcatatatatttataatatatttttatataatagtaatatatttttactatagGACTGATGTAGAACCTGATAATCCACAATATGAACAATATATAGCTACTCTTGTGAGATCTCTAATTCAAGAATTAGAAACTAAGGCAGCTTCATTAAATACAGATGACatgtttttaacaaaattaaaattaatggaaGCTGCAAAAAATTTTCGTGTAAGTTTTATAATGAAgcgttaataattaatttgaataatattaatttaatacaatgtatctttttttaatgcaGCAGAGATATACACATAATCCTACAGCATTATTTAGAATAATCAGACATTGTTTAGGAACAGAAATGAAATTAGTATCTCAAGTAGAGAATTTAGGTGGTGCATTAATGACTATGGCAGGAGGAAAAGTAGGGTTGATTAGTGATGCTATAGCTGAAATAGCCCAACATGTTGAGTCTTTGAGACGTAGAACTCAAGAAACTGGAGAAGATTTACGAAAAATGGAGCAAGAACAAGAGGCATTTGCTATTAGTTATCACGAATGTACTAAGCTAAATGCACATCTTCAACATCTTGCAACACAACCAcaaaatcaacaaaatttaGATATGGAGAAAAAAATTAGaaggtatttaaatatttatataattgacTCTTTGTTCTACAACAATGAGTGAGACCCGTAGTAATATTTGGGACAAAAATAATAAGCACAAGCCTGACTCGTGGTACTTTGTTCGGACCAAATGTAAATAACACCAGCCAGGCTCATAATACTTCATTTAGGACAAATGTAAACAACATGAGTCAGACTCGTGGTTCAGTTGTGCCACATATTTTCTTACTTTACTTACGtgtaattctttattatgTTCATACGTTTAGGTTATAATTCCCTAAAAGAATTAAACAATCCTTATACTTATCATGtcagtaaaaaaaaattttttttgatGATAGTAGTGAGAAGTATGATAGTGATTCGGTAGATTCTTCTGATATTGATAGTGATGGTAATATTGTGTTTCCTATTGTGTTTTCTattgtatttcattgtttagaaaaatatcacACAGTTGAAGATTACTAATTTTCTATGAGTTttctcaaaatattattaatttaaaccaattattaatttacaaattgttaCTAATACATTATCCacttacaaataataaattatttttatttactgatGAATCAATCATAATTACTTCCTAGACATCTTATAAGTATTAGTTGTGCCcaaatatgtttattatttcacaattCCTTTCGTTGTACCGAAATATACATGTCATAAGACGCATACATTTTGTGCAAGTTCGAGCACACGGTAAAATGCTAAGTGGCTCGACGCGTGACCGACCTTCTTGTTTATTGTGGCCTGAGCAGTCGGGAGTTGGCGGGTAGGACAAAGGGTTAATAACattgtgtatatttattttaggaTGAGGCACTTgatattatcattttaatttactGATCTCCTTTGATCTGCAATATTTTTTGCTATAGATAATTGATCtaaatcaaaataatatcAGGTGTTCTATGTTATagatgtatataataataaaacgtaaataatgaaaataatgctATTACAGGCAAAAAGAGCAACAAGAACAATTACTGAATCATAAGGTAGCAGGTTTAATGCAATTACGACTGACATTAGCTGACAAACTGAAAGATACTATTACTAGATTAAATAGTTTGCAATCTAGAGTCTTAGACGATGAACTTATTAGGTAAAACTTgttcaatttctttctcttcaaaTAATTGTGCAAGttctaaagataaaaatacacaTTTATTTAGATGGAAAAGAGATCAACAACTAGCAGGAAATGGTGCGCTATTTAACAGCAATTTGGATTCTATTCAAGAATGGTGTGAAAGCTTAGCTGAATTAATTTGGCTTAATCGTCAACAAATTAAAGAAGCAGAACGTTTAAAGCAAAAATTTGCGTTAGAACCACCAGGAATGCAAGATATTCTTCCTActttaaatgcccaaattacacAGTTACTTAGTTCGTTAGTTACAAGTACATTCATCATAGAAAAACAACCGCCGCAAGTAATGAAAACTAATACTCGTTTTACAAGTACAGTACGCTTGCTTGTTGGCGGAAAATTGAATGTTCACATGACTCCTCCTCAAGTTAAGGTGAGCATTATCAGTGAAGCTCAAGCAAATGCTTTATTAAAAAGCGATAAAATGGCAAAGAATGGAGAAGCTAGcggtgaaattttaaataatacggGGACGATGGAATATCATCaagtaagaagaagaaaataaaattatcataattcACCATACTGCTAAAACAAAACATGAACCATCatgcttttattttctagGCAACAAGACAACTCTCTGTAAGCTTTCGTAATatgcaattaaaaaagatcaaaagagcagaaaaaaaaggaacagaaTCTGTGATGGATGAAAAATTTTCCCTTCTCTTCCAATCACAATTTAGCGTTGGGGGAGGTGAATTGGTATTCGCAGTTTGGACTCTAAGTTTACCAGTTGTAGTAATTGTACATGGAAATCAAGAACCACACGCATGGGCTACAGTTACATGGGATAATGCATTTGCTGAACCTGGAAGAGTACCATTCGCAGTGCCTGATAAAGTTCCATGGGGTCAAGTAGCTGAAGcattaaatgttaaatttaaatctgCGACAGGTCGTTCATTAACGGAAGATAATTTACGATTTCTCGCGGAAAAAGCGTTTCGCGGTGGCAATGCAAGTGGGCAAGACTACTCTAGCTTGCTTTTGAGTTGGGCACAGTTTTGCAAAGAGCCATTAccagaaagaaattttacgtTTTGGGAATGGTTTTATGCTGTGATGAAATTAACCAGGGAGCATTTAAAAAGTCAATGGATGGACGGTTATATATTGGGATTTGTGAGAAAGAGACAAGCAGAAGAAATGTTGGCGAGTTGTGCGTCAGGAACATTTCTAATGCGTTTTTCGGATTCTGAACTTGGTGGTGTTACTATTGCTTGGGTTGGAGGTAAATATCTATACATTTTAGTACTTTGAACTAGAGTCGTTACTGTTTTCTCTTTCAGTCAATTTccctaattttatattaatatttgtagacCAGACTGAAGTTTTCATGTTACAACCTTTTACGAGCAAAGATTTTGCGATACGTAGTTTAGCTGACCGTGTGTCCGATTTACAACACCTGCTTTATCTCTACCCAGACATATCGAAAGATCAagcattttctaaatattacacaCCATTTACAGGTAAATATCCTTTACTCTCGTTTcttcacttttatttattttcataatacttTGAATTGagattatgtaaaatatattttatcatagaAAATCAATCTACATCGGCAAATGGATATGTGAAACCGTTTTTGGTAACGCATGTACCTGGTTGGGGTGGGCCTGGTGTCGGTGGTCAAACACCGTCGCATTCCTCCGTAGTAGGAGTAGGAAGTAGCGGTCAAAGTGGTCCCGGTGGTAGTTATCCAGCAACACCATCAACTATATTTCAAGCGCACAGTCCAGATCCCTCTGTAACGCGTGATACTCCATCAGTGGCTTCCAGGTCAGTCCCCTGgatttaaaatatcaatcgTATCATAtacatttctttattaatataagctgccatagaaatttcaatataagATATGCAAAgattcttttttgtttctttcgtgcaatatatttaaatatcggaCAAGTATATGTTCTAAGAAGTGtgtctgaattttttaatttataacataccATTTCCGGTGActgcaattattttatataatattatacgactATCGTATGTACTGTTTACTAATAACATATCGAATCGACATGATGTTTGAGTACTTAATGTTTGGTcaataaaaatagattaatGAAGAGTTCCCAAAAGGCAGAAACGACACATTCCTACAACTAATAACACTTTGCATGtcttttatattctatctGTGCAGATGAATGTCAGTATTgttttttttacgttttcttTCTGCGAACATTTagcaaatattataatttacaataatatcgtagtttcaaattttgtaaactttttaatgaaattttaaaaatttttatatcagaTTATTATCACGTAAAATGAAAGTGTAAGTTACGTTAAGCCCtatcaaacaattttatttacgattaagtaaattatataCTGAAGAATACTGGATGCATAAAgacaattttgataaaaagcaTACTTTGTTATGTACACGATACTGACGATTGTTGAAGTTCGGTAAATAGCCGCCCGAATCTGTTCACAGTTCCAGACACTTATTTTGAAGTGGCTGACGTACGTCTATTTATCTGAAATATTTACGCGTATTTACGCATAAGTATAGTAAACTAAACAGTATTATGTTtttgatgaaagaaaattatagattTTTAGCGATGAGATCTTATCTTCCGTTTAACGTAAACTCGCGATATAGGATGATGGTCGAGTCAAAACGAATTTCAGTCTTTCAATGACATTTCCAAACGAATCAGCAagctttttatatattttatatattttttataatacctTATAGACGATGCCTAAAAAATCTAGAAAGGACATGTTCGATAGTGATAGTAGCGataacgaatattattttgaacTTGACAAGATAGAAGACGACGACAGTGCTTCAGACAGTGGAAACAAATTCCATTCAACAAGCAATCGGTTCAGaagtttcaatatttctaaTGATAGTGACAGGGATGATGAACTAAATattgatgaaaataatataagctTCAACAATGAATAACGCAAACGTGTATATTTTCTCAACTGCGCGCATCAATACCTTTCGTCGAGCGGCCCCGTCCGCAAAGAGTTAACCTTCATGTTATCCAGTATTCTATGctgatattataattttttatcaataagCATATGATTAGTATTAAGTGGCATTATTAAAAAGTTcgatataattcaataatgcCTCTATTAAATTTCCAAAGTCCTCCACAAAAATGTTTTTACTACTATTTAAAGAGAACAGAAATACGTTCTTAATGAAATGGTTGATAAATGGGCTATTTTATGCTTATTCTGAAGATTTACGCGATACTTTGTAGTACAGAAGATAAtacagttatattataatatttcaaactttataaatttacTTGTAAAGCAAATTGTAATGAAATCCGTCCAACGGATAAAGTAGATACAGTAGATTGGAGGATTTTTGGATGTATGGCGTAAAGATCAtcaatctttttaagtttttcgctcctttttcctttgtttctaTCGTAAGTTATAGTACGTAATTTGTAGCACTAATAATgaacataaaaaaataacagaTTAAGGACCAATAACATATGCGTTCTCCTCAGACTg
This genomic stretch from Bombus fervidus isolate BK054 chromosome 9, iyBomFerv1, whole genome shotgun sequence harbors:
- the Rtet gene encoding major facilitator superfamily domain-containing protein rtet — protein: MAKIKDNTVQIVFISLLLDLLAFTMILPLLPALLDYYKEIEDNQGIYFKILYYIQNARKFFDAPDKVNTVLYGGFLGSMYSFLQFLSAPIVGALSDIYGRKPLMIFCLTGIALSYLLWAFSCNFAIFVLARFVGGISKGNINLSMAIISDVTSPKTRGKAMALVGIAFSIGFVAGPMIGAFFSWISSDNRKGTWYIIPAVFALLLAVSDLFFTVCYLKESLPLNCRTSNFVTGVSGILTYINPIDLFQFNGVSGLTLQDKKDLKTLGCAYFIYLFVYSGLEFTLTFLTHYLFKFTSMQQGWMFLGIGLVMAILQGSWVRTIPPNKTKSVAGLGLWLIIPAFICVGLANDILTLSVGVFLFAISTAMVVTCMMTLVTRIGPDHQKGAITGVFRSLGALARACGPIVASSAFWCIGSKATYLTGAVFLVLPPLILQTVKSF
- the Stat92e gene encoding signal transducer and transcription activator Stat92E isoform X1, with translation MSLWAKAQQLPQDALQEVRSVYGEHFPIEVRHFLSSWIEEKMWTDVEPDNPQYEQYIATLVRSLIQELETKAASLNTDDMFLTKLKLMEAAKNFRQRYTHNPTALFRIIRHCLGTEMKLVSQVENLGGALMTMAGGKVGLISDAIAEIAQHVESLRRRTQETGEDLRKMEQEQEAFAISYHECTKLNAHLQHLATQPQNQQNLDMEKKIRRQKEQQEQLLNHKVAGLMQLRLTLADKLKDTITRLNSLQSRVLDDELIRWKRDQQLAGNGALFNSNLDSIQEWCESLAELIWLNRQQIKEAERLKQKFALEPPGMQDILPTLNAQITQLLSSLVTSTFIIEKQPPQVMKTNTRFTSTVRLLVGGKLNVHMTPPQVKVSIISEAQANALLKSDKMAKNGEASGEILNNTGTMEYHQATRQLSVSFRNMQLKKIKRAEKKGTESVMDEKFSLLFQSQFSVGGGELVFAVWTLSLPVVVIVHGNQEPHAWATVTWDNAFAEPGRVPFAVPDKVPWGQVAEALNVKFKSATGRSLTEDNLRFLAEKAFRGGNASGQDYSSLLLSWAQFCKEPLPERNFTFWEWFYAVMKLTREHLKSQWMDGYILGFVRKRQAEEMLASCASGTFLMRFSDSELGGVTIAWVGDQTEVFMLQPFTSKDFAIRSLADRVSDLQHLLYLYPDISKDQAFSKYYTPFTENQSTSANGYVKPFLVTHVPGWGGPGVGGQTPSHSSVVGVGSSGQSGPGGSYPATPSTIFQAHSPDPSVTRDTPSVASSYAPGLGQSSVGRTNPDMDYVELMGHSELPSIDENLNLDHFTFSEFIQSYNTKPQ
- the Stat92e gene encoding signal transducer and transcription activator Stat92E isoform X3, coding for MSLWAKAQQLPQDALQEVRSVYGEHFPIEVRHFLSSWIEEKMWTDVEPDNPQYEQYIATLVRSLIQELETKAASLNTDDMFLTKLKLMEAAKNFRQRYTHNPTALFRIIRHCLGTEMKLVSQVENLGGALMTMAGGKVGLISDAIAEIAQHVESLRRRTQETGEDLRKMEQEQEAFAISYHECTKLNAHLQHLATQPQNQQNLDMEKKIRRQKEQQEQLLNHKVAGLMQLRLTLADKLKDTITRLNSLQSRVLDDELIRWKRDQQLAGNGALFNSNLDSIQEWCESLAELIWLNRQQIKEAERLKQKFALEPPGMQDILPTLNAQITQLLSSLVTSTFIIEKQPPQVMKTNTRFTSTVRLLVGGKLNVHMTPPQVKVSIISEAQANALLKSDKMAKNGEASGEILNNTGTMEYHQATRQLSVSFRNMQLKKIKRAEKKGTESVMDEKFSLLFQSQFSVGGGELVFAVWTLSLPVVVIVHGNQEPHAWATVTWDNAFAEPGRVPFAVPDKVPWGQVAEALNVKFKSATGRSLTEDNLRFLAEKAFRGGNASGQDYSSLLLSWAQFCKEPLPERNFTFWEWFYAVMKLTREHLKSQWMDGYILGFVRKRQAEEMLASCASGTFLMRFSDSELGGVTIAWVGDQTEVFMLQPFTSKDFAIRSLADRVSDLQHLLYLYPDISKDQAFSKYYTPFTENQSTSANGYVKPFLVTHVPGWGGPGVGGQTPSHSSVVGVGSSGQSGPGGSYPATPSTIFQAHSPDPSVTRDTPSVASRHRPGASRYNHSNGKLNA
- the Stat92e gene encoding signal transducer and transcription activator Stat92E isoform X2, with product MSLWAKAQQLPQDALQEVRSVYGEHFPIEVRHFLSSWIEEKMWTDVEPDNPQYEQYIATLVRSLIQELETKAASLNTDDMFLTKLKLMEAAKNFRRYTHNPTALFRIIRHCLGTEMKLVSQVENLGGALMTMAGGKVGLISDAIAEIAQHVESLRRRTQETGEDLRKMEQEQEAFAISYHECTKLNAHLQHLATQPQNQQNLDMEKKIRRQKEQQEQLLNHKVAGLMQLRLTLADKLKDTITRLNSLQSRVLDDELIRWKRDQQLAGNGALFNSNLDSIQEWCESLAELIWLNRQQIKEAERLKQKFALEPPGMQDILPTLNAQITQLLSSLVTSTFIIEKQPPQVMKTNTRFTSTVRLLVGGKLNVHMTPPQVKVSIISEAQANALLKSDKMAKNGEASGEILNNTGTMEYHQATRQLSVSFRNMQLKKIKRAEKKGTESVMDEKFSLLFQSQFSVGGGELVFAVWTLSLPVVVIVHGNQEPHAWATVTWDNAFAEPGRVPFAVPDKVPWGQVAEALNVKFKSATGRSLTEDNLRFLAEKAFRGGNASGQDYSSLLLSWAQFCKEPLPERNFTFWEWFYAVMKLTREHLKSQWMDGYILGFVRKRQAEEMLASCASGTFLMRFSDSELGGVTIAWVGDQTEVFMLQPFTSKDFAIRSLADRVSDLQHLLYLYPDISKDQAFSKYYTPFTENQSTSANGYVKPFLVTHVPGWGGPGVGGQTPSHSSVVGVGSSGQSGPGGSYPATPSTIFQAHSPDPSVTRDTPSVASSYAPGLGQSSVGRTNPDMDYVELMGHSELPSIDENLNLDHFTFSEFIQSYNTKPQ
- the Stat92e gene encoding signal transducer and transcription activator Stat92E isoform X4 — translated: MKLVSQVENLGGALMTMAGGKVGLISDAIAEIAQHVESLRRRTQETGEDLRKMEQEQEAFAISYHECTKLNAHLQHLATQPQNQQNLDMEKKIRRQKEQQEQLLNHKVAGLMQLRLTLADKLKDTITRLNSLQSRVLDDELIRWKRDQQLAGNGALFNSNLDSIQEWCESLAELIWLNRQQIKEAERLKQKFALEPPGMQDILPTLNAQITQLLSSLVTSTFIIEKQPPQVMKTNTRFTSTVRLLVGGKLNVHMTPPQVKVSIISEAQANALLKSDKMAKNGEASGEILNNTGTMEYHQATRQLSVSFRNMQLKKIKRAEKKGTESVMDEKFSLLFQSQFSVGGGELVFAVWTLSLPVVVIVHGNQEPHAWATVTWDNAFAEPGRVPFAVPDKVPWGQVAEALNVKFKSATGRSLTEDNLRFLAEKAFRGGNASGQDYSSLLLSWAQFCKEPLPERNFTFWEWFYAVMKLTREHLKSQWMDGYILGFVRKRQAEEMLASCASGTFLMRFSDSELGGVTIAWVGDQTEVFMLQPFTSKDFAIRSLADRVSDLQHLLYLYPDISKDQAFSKYYTPFTENQSTSANGYVKPFLVTHVPGWGGPGVGGQTPSHSSVVGVGSSGQSGPGGSYPATPSTIFQAHSPDPSVTRDTPSVASSYAPGLGQSSVGRTNPDMDYVELMGHSELPSIDENLNLDHFTFSEFIQSYNTKPQ